One window of Mucilaginibacter inviolabilis genomic DNA carries:
- a CDS encoding DUF4442 domain-containing protein, with the protein MVVSERMLKWAMRFYPPLLFQRIWVVKFDKGFKGVQVKIVKSILNKNYNNAIFGGTIFSAADPFYPVLFHQLLIQKGYKLKVWSKSSTIHYLKPGSSNLYFSITLTDAEIEHAEMILNTEGKYMVHHPIEIYNKDGEMCVSVTIEVYLRNLNFTGTNL; encoded by the coding sequence ATGGTAGTATCTGAACGAATGTTAAAGTGGGCGATGCGTTTCTACCCTCCCCTTTTATTTCAACGTATCTGGGTGGTGAAATTTGATAAAGGCTTTAAAGGAGTTCAGGTAAAAATTGTTAAGAGTATCCTGAATAAAAATTACAACAATGCTATATTCGGAGGCACCATTTTTTCGGCCGCCGACCCGTTTTACCCGGTATTGTTTCACCAATTGCTTATTCAAAAAGGGTACAAATTAAAGGTATGGTCAAAATCATCAACCATACATTATTTAAAACCAGGCTCGTCAAATCTCTATTTTAGCATCACTTTAACCGATGCCGAGATTGAACATGCCGAAATGATACTAAACACGGAAGGCAAATACATGGTACACCATCCCATCGAGATTTATAATAAAGATGGCGAAATGTGCGTATCAGTAACGATTGAGGTGTATTTGCGTAATTTAAATTTTACAGGTACTAATTTATAA
- a CDS encoding SDR family NAD(P)-dependent oxidoreductase — MDLQLKNKVALVTGSTAGIGYAIAKSLAAEGVKVYVNGRTDERVKAAVDQIKKETGNNDIHGLSGDMASKSDIDRIISSLPEVDILINNVAIFEPKAFKDITDEDWLKFYEVNVLSGVRFSRAYFDQMLQKNWGRIIFISSESAIQIPEEMIHYGMTKTAQVAVARGLAELTKGTHVTVNSVLPGPTRSEGVGGFIDKLAAEKKLTAGQMEKEFFQSMRGTSIIQRFTETDEIANLVTYIASPLSSATNGALLRADGGVIKSAF, encoded by the coding sequence ATGGATCTTCAACTCAAAAACAAAGTAGCCTTAGTAACCGGTTCAACCGCCGGTATTGGGTATGCCATAGCTAAATCATTAGCTGCCGAAGGCGTAAAAGTATATGTGAACGGCCGGACCGACGAGCGTGTTAAAGCCGCGGTAGACCAGATTAAAAAAGAAACCGGTAATAACGATATTCATGGCTTAAGCGGCGATATGGCCAGCAAGAGCGATATCGACCGAATCATCAGCAGCCTGCCCGAAGTTGACATCCTGATCAACAACGTAGCCATTTTTGAACCTAAAGCATTTAAGGATATTACCGATGAGGACTGGCTGAAGTTTTACGAGGTGAATGTACTGAGTGGTGTACGATTCTCCAGGGCCTATTTTGATCAAATGCTGCAAAAAAACTGGGGGCGTATTATTTTTATCTCCAGCGAATCGGCTATACAAATACCCGAGGAAATGATCCATTATGGCATGACCAAGACCGCACAGGTAGCGGTAGCGCGTGGCCTTGCCGAATTAACCAAAGGCACTCACGTAACCGTAAATTCCGTTTTACCCGGCCCAACCCGTTCTGAAGGCGTAGGCGGCTTTATTGATAAACTTGCCGCTGAAAAAAAGTTGACCGCCGGCCAGATGGAAAAAGAATTTTTCCAGAGTATGCGTGGTACATCTATCATTCAGCGCTTTACAGAAACCGACGAAATAGCCAACCTGGTTACCTATATAGCCAGTCCGCTATCATCAGCAACCAATGGCGCTTTACTAAGGGCCGACGGTGGCGTGATCAAAAGCGCATTTTAA
- a CDS encoding alpha-N-acetylglucosaminidase — protein sequence MKKIWILMMACAAFCQTRAQDYSPVQQLIGREFPFLKGKVQFRKITKKDKGDVFRLYQHGGSLVIEANTTSAAAYAVNYYLKNYGHMSLSHYGDNISPLAKLPAVPDTINVNTPFQIRYALNYCTYNYTYSFYNWKDWERELDWMALNGVNTMLAPIGTEKVWQKMLAGLGYTDSEIRAYIPGPGFNAWWLMGNMEGWGGPASDGMINKWVVLQQKILKRMKELGIQPVLQAFTGLVPDNLAVKYPKAKIVRQGKWAGGFQRPAFLAPSDSLFTKMAHQYYTEMKALYGSDIHYFGGDLFHEGGKATGIDVPVAAGDIQKIMQQYYPNSTWVLQGWQDNPRKELLAGLKKENVLILDLKGEEFNEWESRNAFEGTPYIWGSVNDWGGKITMIGDLKRLVSEPHRADASAQGKWMSGIGVIPESITANPVAFDLALQTAWSEPGIDMDKVIKNYISYRYGAYNKDVDEGWKLLLGSLYGVTDSKGAEAIFCARPSENVTNTSTWGSDSIQYDIQKPVQALMLFRRAATQFQNSATYKIDMVDLARQVMSNQGRIVYANCMKAYKAKDEKAYQKWRDQFLQMIRLQNELLNTEPTFMLGPWLEQAKAYGTTPEDKKLCEWNARAQITYWGPDYNPQTDLHEYANKEWGGMLDSFYLPRWEMFFKELDNRLKGKPAATVDYFTFEKNWARQQNSFPIKGSGNFLTEIDRVIKLISQ from the coding sequence ATGAAGAAGATATGGATATTGATGATGGCCTGTGCGGCATTTTGCCAGACCCGGGCCCAGGATTATAGCCCGGTTCAGCAACTGATAGGCAGGGAGTTTCCTTTTTTAAAGGGAAAAGTGCAATTTCGGAAGATTACCAAAAAGGATAAGGGGGATGTGTTCCGGCTTTATCAGCATGGTGGTTCGCTAGTTATCGAGGCCAATACGACATCTGCCGCTGCCTATGCGGTAAATTATTACCTGAAAAATTACGGTCATATGTCGCTTTCTCATTATGGCGACAATATCAGCCCCTTGGCAAAACTGCCGGCTGTTCCTGATACCATCAACGTGAATACACCTTTTCAAATCAGGTACGCTTTAAATTACTGCACTTATAATTATACCTATAGCTTTTATAACTGGAAGGATTGGGAGCGTGAGCTGGACTGGATGGCCCTCAATGGCGTAAACACCATGCTGGCTCCTATAGGCACCGAAAAAGTGTGGCAAAAAATGCTGGCCGGTTTGGGTTATACCGATAGCGAGATTCGCGCCTATATCCCGGGTCCGGGCTTTAATGCCTGGTGGCTGATGGGTAATATGGAGGGTTGGGGAGGCCCGGCGAGTGATGGGATGATCAATAAATGGGTGGTTCTGCAGCAGAAAATATTAAAGCGGATGAAAGAACTGGGTATCCAACCCGTGTTGCAGGCATTCACCGGACTGGTGCCCGATAATCTGGCTGTTAAATATCCCAAAGCCAAAATTGTACGGCAAGGTAAATGGGCAGGTGGCTTTCAGCGGCCGGCGTTTTTGGCTCCTTCTGATAGCTTGTTTACTAAAATGGCCCATCAGTATTATACCGAAATGAAGGCTTTGTACGGTAGTGATATCCACTATTTTGGCGGCGATTTGTTTCATGAAGGCGGCAAGGCGACGGGTATTGATGTTCCGGTTGCGGCGGGCGATATACAAAAGATCATGCAGCAGTATTACCCTAACAGCACCTGGGTTCTGCAGGGTTGGCAGGATAACCCTCGGAAAGAGCTGTTAGCAGGGCTCAAAAAGGAAAATGTATTGATACTGGATTTAAAAGGAGAGGAGTTTAACGAATGGGAAAGCAGGAACGCCTTTGAGGGTACGCCCTATATATGGGGTTCGGTGAACGATTGGGGCGGTAAGATCACCATGATCGGCGATCTGAAACGATTGGTGAGCGAACCGCACCGGGCAGATGCATCAGCCCAAGGTAAATGGATGAGCGGTATAGGCGTTATCCCTGAATCCATCACCGCCAATCCGGTTGCTTTTGATCTGGCCTTGCAAACGGCCTGGTCTGAACCTGGAATTGATATGGATAAGGTGATCAAAAATTATATCAGTTATCGCTACGGGGCTTACAATAAAGATGTTGATGAAGGCTGGAAACTATTGCTTGGCTCCTTATATGGTGTAACGGACTCCAAAGGAGCCGAAGCTATATTTTGTGCCCGGCCTTCTGAAAATGTAACCAATACATCAACCTGGGGTTCTGATTCGATACAATATGATATTCAAAAACCGGTGCAGGCACTAATGCTTTTTCGCAGAGCAGCCACACAGTTTCAAAACTCGGCTACCTATAAAATTGATATGGTCGATCTGGCCAGGCAGGTAATGTCAAACCAGGGCAGGATAGTTTACGCCAATTGTATGAAAGCGTATAAAGCAAAAGATGAAAAAGCTTATCAAAAATGGAGAGACCAGTTCCTGCAGATGATCCGTCTGCAAAACGAATTATTAAATACCGAGCCAACTTTTATGCTGGGGCCATGGCTGGAGCAAGCTAAGGCCTATGGCACTACCCCAGAGGATAAAAAACTTTGCGAATGGAATGCCCGTGCTCAAATAACCTATTGGGGGCCCGACTATAATCCTCAAACCGATTTGCACGAATATGCCAATAAAGAGTGGGGCGGCATGCTGGATAGTTTCTACCTTCCTCGTTGGGAGATGTTTTTTAAGGAATTGGACAACCGTTTAAAAGGTAAGCCGGCAGCAACGGTAGATTATTTTACTTTCGAAAAAAACTGGGCACGGCAACAAAATAGCTTTCCAATCAAAGGATCCGGAAATTTTTTAACGGAGATTGACCGGGTGATAAAATTGATTAGCCAATAA
- a CDS encoding RICIN domain-containing protein, giving the protein MKMMLNKLATIVLLCGAAFVCSCKKDLVNTSANGANKSNLQTKVVSGDYTSENAYSLNVVYFVPSDRTAITDYQTRLSKLLRWGQEFYRSNMIRNGYNSTFGLFVKTADTSSVRIIVINGQSPASSYTYSNKGTVEQEINSYFTANPSLKASDHYLVIMPVPDINAADVPFYGTGRFCYALDYAKFDIQYMGQATTDGNLLTKWFGGMMHELGHGLNLPHSHETNTEHATLGTNLMGSGNYTLGSAPTFINRAGSAILNNCQVFSKTVKTFYNTSSASLTSLNGSVSGGNFIVSGTFTTTDAITAVNVYQDPGPTYGEPNNNYDAVAWSVNPTGNSFTVTMPISELQKTTGDYELFVSLIMSNGNRTTVGYLYTFSNNLPVIGFNFDQTTALTDGIYELKAACAPGRNLDVTGSGTADGTNVAVYTDGNTSNQRWQITSLGNGYYKLAPQHTTGKVLDVAGGSGASGANVDISTDSGSNAQKWKIVSVGSGYYKLQPACAPTLCLDVTSGTDANNNVEIYTDNGGGAQQWRFEKIN; this is encoded by the coding sequence ATGAAAATGATGTTAAACAAACTCGCAACAATTGTATTGTTATGCGGGGCTGCATTTGTATGCTCCTGTAAAAAAGACCTGGTGAACACTTCGGCCAACGGTGCGAACAAATCAAACCTGCAGACCAAAGTAGTCAGCGGCGATTACACCTCAGAAAACGCCTACAGTCTCAATGTGGTCTATTTTGTACCTTCAGACCGCACTGCCATTACTGATTATCAAACCCGTTTAAGCAAATTATTACGCTGGGGTCAGGAGTTTTACAGGTCAAATATGATCCGTAACGGGTACAATTCAACATTTGGCTTATTTGTAAAAACAGCCGATACTTCGTCTGTTCGTATCATCGTTATCAATGGGCAAAGTCCGGCAAGCTCTTATACCTACAGTAATAAAGGAACGGTTGAGCAGGAAATCAACAGTTATTTTACGGCTAACCCAAGTTTGAAGGCAAGTGATCATTATCTGGTTATTATGCCTGTGCCCGATATTAATGCAGCCGATGTGCCTTTTTATGGAACCGGCAGATTCTGCTACGCGCTGGATTATGCCAAATTTGATATCCAGTATATGGGGCAGGCCACCACCGATGGCAACCTGCTCACCAAATGGTTTGGCGGTATGATGCATGAGCTTGGCCACGGTTTAAATTTGCCACACTCGCACGAAACTAATACCGAGCATGCCACTTTGGGTACTAATTTAATGGGTTCGGGAAATTATACGCTCGGTTCGGCGCCAACATTTATAAACCGTGCGGGTAGTGCCATACTGAATAATTGCCAGGTGTTTTCTAAAACGGTAAAAACATTTTATAATACATCATCTGCATCACTTACCTCTTTGAATGGAAGCGTAAGCGGCGGCAATTTTATAGTTTCAGGAACTTTTACTACTACAGATGCTATAACCGCGGTTAATGTTTACCAGGATCCGGGACCAACTTATGGCGAGCCAAACAATAATTATGATGCTGTGGCCTGGTCCGTTAATCCAACAGGAAATTCATTTACAGTGACTATGCCCATTTCGGAGCTTCAAAAGACTACGGGTGACTATGAATTATTTGTATCATTAATTATGAGTAACGGAAACCGGACTACGGTTGGTTATCTGTATACTTTCAGCAATAATTTACCGGTGATCGGTTTTAATTTTGATCAGACAACCGCTCTAACTGATGGTATCTATGAATTAAAAGCCGCTTGCGCACCTGGTCGTAACCTGGATGTAACCGGCAGCGGAACAGCTGATGGTACCAACGTGGCTGTTTATACTGATGGGAATACCAGTAACCAACGCTGGCAGATAACCAGCCTGGGTAACGGATATTACAAACTTGCTCCGCAACATACTACCGGCAAAGTGCTTGATGTTGCAGGTGGTAGCGGTGCATCAGGAGCCAATGTAGATATTTCTACGGATAGTGGTTCCAATGCGCAGAAATGGAAAATTGTGAGTGTTGGCTCGGGTTATTATAAACTACAGCCAGCTTGCGCACCAACACTATGTCTGGATGTTACCAGCGGAACCGATGCCAATAACAATGTGGAGATCTATACAGATAATGGGGGAGGCGCCCAACAGTGGAGATTTGAAAAGATAAATTAA
- a CDS encoding aspartate aminotransferase family protein, translated as MSNNVTFTKGSGIRLYTPENEEYIDGASGTFNLSLGYSHPELVEVLKQQVENLIHVSSAFTAELAQEVLDRILDEAPEHITDGWMRDIIGSTANEGAVKIANKFNGKNEVVSLSLSHHGQTLYTTNISGNAFRRKSFSNTISTKNAIVPAPYCYRCPFSAKGPGQCGYLCAEAIYDYVEYGSSGNVSAMVMEPILGNGGNIIPPDGYFEKVRQICDELDITLIADEVQTGIGRTGHMFASEHYDIKPDIITLAKGLGGIGIPAAAILYKPEYAVLEKFEHSYTSGGNLLSLTASQKTMEVVSREGFLENVRSTGVVLGELLNKLKENYPRIIGDVRGIGYMWGLEIIDKDGAPDPALTNKIIDVAFEDHSLILRSSRYGFGNVVKVRPALTATVDDIEEIYSRLNKLFSQI; from the coding sequence ATGTCCAACAACGTCACTTTTACAAAAGGTAGTGGCATTCGCCTCTACACCCCCGAAAATGAAGAGTACATAGATGGGGCTTCAGGAACATTTAACCTCTCGCTGGGCTATAGTCACCCCGAACTGGTGGAGGTATTGAAACAACAGGTTGAAAATCTGATCCATGTATCATCGGCATTTACTGCCGAACTGGCGCAGGAAGTGCTTGACCGTATTTTGGATGAAGCGCCAGAGCATATTACCGATGGCTGGATGCGCGATATCATCGGCTCAACAGCCAATGAGGGTGCAGTGAAGATTGCCAATAAATTTAATGGTAAAAACGAGGTAGTTAGTTTATCGCTATCGCATCACGGTCAAACATTGTATACTACCAATATTTCGGGTAATGCGTTCAGGCGGAAGTCTTTTTCCAATACTATTTCAACCAAAAATGCCATTGTGCCTGCACCATATTGCTACCGCTGCCCGTTTTCGGCTAAAGGACCCGGTCAATGCGGTTATTTATGCGCCGAAGCTATTTATGATTATGTAGAATACGGCAGCTCTGGTAATGTATCGGCCATGGTAATGGAGCCTATACTGGGTAATGGAGGCAATATCATACCTCCGGATGGTTATTTTGAAAAAGTACGGCAAATATGCGATGAACTGGATATCACTCTTATTGCAGATGAAGTGCAGACAGGTATCGGTCGTACAGGGCATATGTTTGCCAGTGAGCATTATGATATTAAGCCCGATATTATTACGCTGGCCAAAGGCCTGGGCGGTATTGGTATCCCGGCAGCGGCCATTCTATATAAACCGGAGTATGCGGTATTGGAAAAATTCGAACACTCTTATACCTCGGGTGGTAATCTCTTGTCGCTCACGGCATCACAAAAAACCATGGAAGTGGTATCCCGGGAAGGTTTCCTGGAAAATGTACGTAGTACTGGTGTTGTTCTGGGCGAATTACTAAACAAACTTAAAGAAAACTATCCACGCATTATAGGCGATGTACGTGGTATTGGTTATATGTGGGGACTGGAGATCATCGATAAAGATGGCGCTCCTGATCCGGCTTTAACCAACAAGATCATTGATGTTGCTTTTGAAGATCATAGCCTCATTTTAAGAAGCTCCCGTTACGGCTTTGGTAATGTAGTTAAAGTGCGCCCTGCACTGACCGCTACTGTTGATGATATTGAAGAGATCTATTCCCGTTTAAATAAACTTTTTAGCCAGATATAA
- a CDS encoding zinc-dependent alcohol dehydrogenase, giving the protein MKAIVYSGAWDIDIQDKAEPEITLPDEVIVEIKATGICGTDLSIISGEYNAKPSVIIGHESAGIIVAKGSGVDNCIEGQRVIIDPTYFCGYCENCRRGQRNHCLHKSSTEVGVSIDGTFTKYFKTTKHFIYPLNDNIPFEQGAMSEPLSCVLTAVKKLAVTPFMRTAILGGGPIGLLFYMALTQHGIQEGVIYEASRQRIKLIEENNVLSKHWKIEPAFIPQKNQYDLIIDTTGSLLEKSMQAIADGGKISMMGLRNNQQTINPREIADRSISIIGSIDSMDTFKHAVDMINGGRMGLEKIITNDYNLDDFKLAIEHLGVNVGTRERSNNISSLKSVITI; this is encoded by the coding sequence ATGAAAGCAATTGTGTATAGCGGAGCCTGGGATATTGATATCCAGGACAAAGCAGAACCGGAAATTACCTTACCGGATGAGGTGATTGTAGAAATTAAAGCGACAGGTATTTGTGGTACCGATCTGAGCATTATCTCGGGTGAATATAACGCAAAACCCAGTGTGATCATCGGGCATGAATCGGCCGGTATTATTGTAGCCAAAGGGAGCGGGGTTGATAACTGCATCGAGGGGCAGCGTGTGATCATCGACCCAACTTATTTTTGTGGGTATTGCGAAAACTGTCGCAGAGGACAGCGTAACCACTGTCTGCATAAATCAAGTACCGAAGTCGGTGTATCTATAGATGGTACGTTTACTAAGTACTTTAAAACCACCAAACATTTCATCTATCCGCTTAATGACAATATCCCGTTTGAGCAGGGTGCCATGTCTGAACCGTTGAGCTGTGTGTTAACGGCAGTAAAAAAACTGGCGGTAACTCCCTTTATGCGTACGGCCATATTAGGCGGCGGCCCTATCGGTTTATTATTTTATATGGCGCTTACCCAACACGGCATACAGGAAGGTGTGATCTATGAAGCATCACGCCAAAGGATCAAACTGATAGAGGAGAACAACGTGTTATCCAAACATTGGAAAATTGAACCGGCCTTTATTCCGCAGAAAAATCAGTACGACCTGATCATCGATACAACCGGTTCTTTACTGGAAAAATCGATGCAGGCTATTGCTGATGGTGGTAAAATATCCATGATGGGTTTGCGTAACAATCAGCAAACCATTAACCCGAGGGAAATAGCCGATCGCAGTATTTCTATTATCGGTTCCATTGACTCTATGGATACCTTCAAACACGCAGTTGATATGATCAACGGTGGCAGGATGGGCCTTGAAAAGATCATCACGAATGATTATAACCTGGACGATTTTAAACTGGCTATTGAGCATTTAGGTGTTAACGTGGGCACGCGTGAACGCAGCAATAATATTTCGAGCCTAAAATCAGTGATTACTATCTAA
- a CDS encoding HAD family hydrolase: MKYIIFDIDGTLTDTTEVDDRCFTRALEDVFGFKGFETNYGHYVNTTDSGIIDQLFQEQHQRTYTEAERERFISHFCNLLKAAYTQEKHCMKEIPKAAQIFHTLCGQEGVSIGLATGGWRESALFKLRCAGINLEGCVAASFAQDAKARRDIISNTIRQMNEQHNIEVPMTDIVYVGDGRWDYEATKQLGIRFIGINNKKLAEISDIVKLDDYDEIHQHLWNQAVPA; the protein is encoded by the coding sequence ATGAAATACATTATTTTTGATATCGACGGAACTTTAACCGATACGACAGAGGTTGACGACCGTTGTTTTACCCGGGCCCTGGAAGATGTTTTTGGGTTCAAGGGCTTTGAAACCAATTATGGTCATTATGTAAATACCACCGATTCGGGTATTATTGATCAGTTATTCCAGGAGCAGCATCAACGCACTTATACCGAAGCAGAACGGGAGCGTTTTATCAGTCATTTTTGTAACTTGTTAAAAGCGGCTTACACACAGGAAAAACATTGCATGAAAGAAATACCCAAAGCAGCTCAGATCTTCCATACGCTTTGCGGACAGGAGGGTGTAAGTATTGGCCTGGCTACCGGCGGCTGGCGCGAGTCGGCTTTATTTAAACTCCGCTGTGCCGGTATCAATCTGGAAGGCTGCGTTGCTGCTTCTTTTGCACAGGATGCCAAAGCTAGGCGCGATATTATTAGCAACACCATCAGGCAGATGAACGAGCAGCATAATATAGAGGTACCTATGACCGATATTGTTTATGTAGGCGACGGTCGCTGGGATTATGAAGCTACCAAACAACTGGGTATCCGTTTTATTGGCATCAACAATAAAAAACTAGCCGAGATCAGTGATATTGTAAAACTGGATGATTATGATGAAATTCATCAGCATCTCTGGAATCAGGCTGTGCCTGCTTAA
- a CDS encoding MFS transporter — protein MLSSPVSTSSIDIKRSHRIATCIFFFICGLTYSSWTCRIHDLKAFFSLNNAELGSVLFALPIGLLTSLPISGWMVTKYKSRRVLIAAGILFPLILCMIGLITHIWQLVIVLFCFGFLNNVFEVAMNTQAVGIESLYGRSIMASFHGLWSLAGFSGVAIGTLAINLQWPLWMHYVIIGVLCWIMVMISYKNLLPEDEASESQPLFAKPDYNILKLGFIAFASLITEGTMFDWSGVYFQKVVTVPETLTTVGSIAFMATMAAGRFTADGLVTKYGVSKILQFSGVISTSGLLLAVIFPNIYTATIGFLMVGVGVSSVVPLVLAIAGKSKTLAPGIAIAAVSTVGFLGFLIGPPLIGFIAQATSLRWSFTLIALLGLGTSFMASQIKKMI, from the coding sequence ATGTTATCATCACCCGTATCTACCTCATCTATTGATATCAAGCGCTCGCATCGCATTGCTACCTGTATATTTTTCTTTATCTGTGGTTTAACCTATTCCAGCTGGACCTGCCGCATCCATGACCTGAAAGCATTTTTTAGCCTGAACAATGCCGAGCTGGGAAGCGTACTATTCGCTTTACCCATAGGTTTGCTCACCAGTTTGCCTATTTCGGGCTGGATGGTTACCAAATATAAAAGCCGCCGGGTGTTGATAGCCGCGGGGATACTTTTTCCGCTGATTTTATGTATGATTGGCTTGATAACCCATATCTGGCAGTTGGTTATCGTACTGTTTTGCTTTGGCTTTTTGAATAATGTTTTTGAGGTAGCCATGAATACGCAAGCGGTTGGTATTGAATCATTGTACGGACGATCGATCATGGCATCATTTCATGGTTTGTGGAGCTTGGCCGGCTTTAGCGGCGTTGCTATAGGCACGCTTGCTATCAATCTGCAATGGCCACTTTGGATGCATTATGTGATCATTGGTGTATTATGCTGGATCATGGTTATGATATCCTATAAAAATTTGTTGCCCGAAGACGAAGCTTCAGAATCACAACCGCTGTTTGCCAAGCCCGATTATAATATCCTGAAACTGGGCTTCATCGCTTTCGCAAGCCTGATAACAGAAGGAACGATGTTCGACTGGAGCGGTGTTTACTTTCAGAAAGTGGTAACCGTACCCGAAACGCTCACTACGGTGGGTAGCATAGCCTTTATGGCCACTATGGCGGCTGGCAGATTTACTGCAGATGGCCTGGTAACAAAATATGGCGTTAGCAAAATTCTGCAGTTCAGTGGTGTTATCAGTACATCGGGTTTGTTGCTGGCGGTTATATTTCCTAATATCTATACGGCAACCATAGGTTTTTTAATGGTAGGAGTAGGGGTGTCATCGGTAGTGCCTTTGGTACTGGCTATTGCAGGTAAATCAAAAACGCTGGCACCCGGAATTGCTATCGCGGCAGTGTCCACAGTTGGTTTCCTGGGTTTTCTGATAGGGCCGCCATTGATTGGTTTTATTGCCCAGGCAACAAGTCTGCGCTGGTCTTTCACATTGATCGCGCTATTGGGTTTGGGTACAAGTTTTATGGCCTCTCAAATCAAAAAAATGATATGA
- a CDS encoding nuclear transport factor 2 family protein — protein sequence MKDEQILEALNAHWQASAAGDANAEHDIYDDDAICDYPQSGERIIGRNNLQALRSHHPGKPSGFQVKRILGQGHLWVTEYTIIYQGQSAYTISIMEFRNGKVVHETQYFADAFEAPAWRSQWVQQMK from the coding sequence ATGAAAGATGAGCAAATACTTGAAGCGCTAAATGCGCACTGGCAGGCATCGGCAGCTGGCGATGCAAACGCCGAACATGATATTTATGACGACGATGCCATCTGTGATTATCCCCAATCGGGAGAGCGGATTATCGGACGAAATAATTTGCAGGCCCTGCGAAGCCATCACCCCGGTAAACCTTCAGGCTTCCAGGTTAAGCGCATTCTCGGTCAAGGCCACCTTTGGGTCACAGAATACACTATCATCTACCAGGGACAATCGGCATATACCATAAGTATTATGGAGTTTCGTAATGGCAAGGTGGTACACGAAACACAGTATTTTGCCGATGCTTTCGAGGCACCGGCATGGCGTAGCCAATGGGTTCAGCAAATGAAGTGA
- a CDS encoding aldo/keto reductase translates to MPWLGFGTLIPDKALTISATRDALEAGFRHFDSAERYLNESEVGEALQAGLTAGNITREDIFVTTKLWNTNHRPERVEPAFEASLKRLQLDYLDLYLIHTPFAFQPGDDQDPRDQNGNVIYDPEVTLLDTWRAMERLVDGGKCRAIGLSDITLKDLIPLYEAARIKPAVVQVESHPYLPETELLEFCREKGIVFLAFAPLGHGMRPGLLEDPVILAIAARIGKTPAQVLLAWALQRGTAILTTPKTAARAKENFDISPLPDDAFDEINGIKTRQRLNQVVSTGVPGFIPKRNLDEQIQ, encoded by the coding sequence ATGCCCTGGCTAGGCTTTGGTACCTTGATTCCAGATAAAGCTTTGACTATAAGCGCTACCAGAGATGCGCTGGAAGCCGGATTCAGACACTTTGATTCTGCGGAACGATATCTGAATGAAAGCGAGGTTGGCGAAGCGCTACAGGCAGGGCTCACTGCTGGAAACATAACCCGCGAAGATATCTTTGTGACCACTAAGTTATGGAACACCAATCACCGGCCCGAGCGCGTAGAACCGGCATTCGAAGCGAGTTTGAAAAGGCTCCAACTTGATTACCTGGATCTCTATCTTATCCACACACCGTTTGCATTTCAGCCGGGTGATGATCAGGACCCGCGGGATCAAAACGGCAATGTTATTTATGATCCGGAAGTAACTTTGCTCGACACCTGGAGAGCAATGGAGCGTTTGGTAGACGGCGGCAAATGCCGGGCCATCGGGCTGTCAGATATTACCTTGAAAGACCTGATCCCACTATACGAAGCGGCGAGAATTAAACCAGCCGTAGTGCAGGTAGAATCACATCCCTATCTGCCGGAAACAGAACTTTTGGAATTTTGCCGGGAGAAAGGAATTGTGTTTTTAGCTTTTGCGCCATTAGGTCACGGAATGCGGCCGGGATTGCTGGAAGATCCGGTTATTTTGGCCATTGCTGCACGAATTGGAAAAACACCGGCTCAGGTATTATTGGCCTGGGCGCTGCAACGCGGTACAGCTATACTTACCACACCCAAAACCGCAGCCCGAGCGAAAGAGAATTTTGATATCTCTCCCCTGCCTGATGACGCCTTTGATGAGATCAACGGTATTAAGACCAGACAAAGACTCAATCAAGTAGTGAGTACAGGCGTACCGGGTTTCATCCCCAAACGTAACTTAGACGAACAAATTCAATAA